Genomic DNA from Perognathus longimembris pacificus isolate PPM17 chromosome 6, ASM2315922v1, whole genome shotgun sequence:
GATGATGACCTCTAAGAGGAAGAATGCCCAGGCCCAAGCCTCTTCCCCCTCACTGCTTCAAGACTTTGCTAGGGAGAGTGGAGATGTTTGCATAGATATCCCTGGCAACCTGTTGTTCTATCATTGGCTGAGTTTCACTGCCCTTCATTTTGTGAAAAAcctgctccccccgcccctcgaAAGCAAGGTAAAAAAACCTCGTTGTGCTCAATTTAAATGATCAAGTGAAAATTCAAGCATTGTTGAAAGGCATGTTTTTCCCTGAGAAAACCCAGACACTGTGGAATAGTGATTGACAACTCCATCACCATGGAGCTGAGGAATACGGTGACATGAACTTTGTTGAGATTGCTTTTACTTACTGATTTACCATGTTAGTGAAAACCACAtggacagctgggtgctggtggctcacccctgtcattttAGCTTCctccgaggctgagatctgaagcatctcagttcaaagccaacccgggcagggaagtctgtgagactctcatctccaataaactgacaaaaagctagaagtgaagctgtggctcaagtggtagggtgccagccttgaggggaaaaaaaaggtcagggacagggcccaggcctgagttcaagccactcgAACGCAGCATGAGCCACGGTGCCGAGCCCTTCACAATTACTGTCTGGAATGAAATGTCCTCGTGACGTGACCTATGGACTGACTGGTACCCCCACTCCGTACGACACTTTATTAAAAACAATTGTAAGGTATTCTCTGTTTCCCTAAGTGTGGAGGTGGAATGACCACGCAGCATATGGCAAGTCAAAAAGAAACGTTTATTGAGCACCTGCTGGCGGTGAGCGGAGCCAGCAccatgggtggggctgggagggagacAGCAGTGGGGGTGCAGGCCAGGCCCGGGTGTCAGGagctggagtggggtgggggtcagACCCACTAAGTGCTTTGGTgcctccggggggtggggggctcagtGTTCAGTGCTGGGAATGACAGCGCCCGCCCCCCCAGCTCACGTCAGCCCACACGCACAACTGCTGCGcactgtgcccccccccacccgcctctGACGCCACGTCCAACTGCCACTCCAAGTGCCATGGAGCCGGGTGGCGTGGGAGgtcacaggggggctggggacccTGTCTTGGGAGGCCCCCTACTTTGTGGGTGACCCTTTCCCTCCAGCCCATGGGGGAGGGGCCACAGTGCTCAGCGCTGTCCCCCGGATCCAAGAGGGGCCTGAGGGGGAAGGAcacggggggtgggaggggagagcagcAGAGGGGCCTTGAGAGCCAGCTGTGAAAGGAGGACAGCTGAGGGCCCCCCAAAAGTAGCTATGGAGCCCACAGGGAGGGAGGCTCAAACACTGAGGCAGaaggggcttgggggggggagggagtgggggttgCTACAGGGCCCGACAGTCCCCTGCCTTTGCGTCACGAGCTAGGCCAGTGCCACATTCCGTGCCCCCAGCCGGGTCACCCTGCTCCCCATACAGGAGGTGGGGCGTCCCCACGGATTCCGACACTGTCCCCGCTCGGCTGGGCCCTTTCAAAGTGCTACCTAGTTCCTTCTCAAATCCAGAGGAATCCACATCCAGGACAGGGTGGAGGCCAcagtaggggtggggggagagaagaaagcatCTGGGATAAGAAggatttaaataatatttcattgagtAAAAAATGTCCCGCCCTCTGATCAGTCTACCGTCCTACTATCTAagggtatttttctttaaataatgccAGAGGTGGGCGGGAGGGGCCAGGCAGGGTATGTACATGAGGGAGtttaaattaaaacacaaataataattAAGACGCACGAGGTGAGGGAGGAGACAGGAGACGCAGAGGGGCCGGGGGCCCCCGGGAGTGGAGCAGAGCctccggggggcagggggggcagctcagggcttcctcttgGAGAAGATCAGCCGGCGTTTGGAGTGGTAGAAATCTGTGGAGACAGCACAGGGTCAGCCGGGCGAGGGCCACCCCTCCCGGGGGACAAAGGGACATCTGGCTAAGCGTCGGCTCCCTCTCAGGGAGGGGACTTCATAAAGTCACTTTAGAAGCTCCCAGGCAGTGGCAGCGGCTGCAGActggctgtgtgacctcaggcCAGCTGCTTCCCTGCTCTGggcggcttcccccccccccccccgatgaaGCTCTAAACTGGACCAGGCGGGGGTCCTGGGGGTCCccgatggaggggaggggggacgcaCCTGTCATGCTGGTCTGCCGGCGGCGTTTCCGGCCCTGAGAGCTCCCGGGCGCCCCCGGGGAGCCGTCGGGCTGCTCGGCCGAGCGAGGCACCAGGGCGCAGGACAGCGACAGGTCCACGTGGTCATCGTGCTCGCCGGGCGGGGGCAGCAGGGCGGTGGAGGTGCTGGGCCGCTTGCTCCCTCCCAGGTCTCCGGGGGCCCCGGGGGTCAGGTAGAGCTTgggcaggcccaggccctgcacgGGCTCCCAGGCGAAGTCGCCCTCCAGGGGGGTCTCGGTGACAAAGTCGAAGTTCCACCGCTCGCGGGCCTCCTGGAGGCAGCTGGCCATGAGCGCGTCGCAGTCGCGCTGCAGCTGCTCGCCGTCCACCGGCCCGAAGAGGCAGCGGCAGGCCTTGCTGCGCTGCGGGATGGGGCGGGGGTCCCTCGACCGCTGGGACATGGCGCCTGCCGAGGAGACACAAGGAGGGCCGGTCATGGGGGGGAAGCCCGGGTCTCTCTGGCTCCTCCTGCAGGACTAACAGactctgggggtggggaaggggccgGCTGGGCCCAGCCCAGCTCCCCAAGGTCAGGGCTGAAGGGCACAGAAGCAAGTACACTGCAAGCTGTGGGGTTTACCAACAGGTGTTGTGGGCCAGTCAgggttccctcccccccaggaggCCATTTACATGTCAATGCCCTAAACACGTGGGAATGGCCAGCGGCCCAGCTTCCTGGACAAGAGGTCAACAGCTTTGCAAAGGAGCCCAGGGATGAGCCACAGCCGCCCAGCTGCCCGCACGAAGGGCCCTGCCCCGCCAAAGAAAAAGCTCCCTGGAATCTGGGGGAAGGCACCAAATTCCCAGCTGGGCTCCTGACTCCCCAAACCTCAGCAAGGATGTTTCCGGTCTCTGGCCTCAATTGCCTCATCTATGAACAGGTGATGGGAGTTTAAAGGGCACGGCTGTAGCCCGGTCTAGTaggggcatgcctgtaattctactcaaGGAGCAGAGATGGACCGGGGTGCacgcaaaaacaaagaaaaagggaggcgtggctcaagtcaAAGAGTGTCTTCTAGCTCCAAGCCCCA
This window encodes:
- the Cdkn1a gene encoding cyclin-dependent kinase inhibitor 1; this encodes MSQRSRDPRPIPQRSKACRCLFGPVDGEQLQRDCDALMASCLQEARERWNFDFVTETPLEGDFAWEPVQGLGLPKLYLTPGAPGDLGGSKRPSTSTALLPPPGEHDDHVDLSLSCALVPRSAEQPDGSPGAPGSSQGRKRRRQTSMTDFYHSKRRLIFSKRKP